In Leucobacter sp. CX169, a single genomic region encodes these proteins:
- a CDS encoding SDR family oxidoreductase: MARTVVITGSASGIGAATAELVRARGDRVIGIDLRGADVEADLSTPAGRIDAAAKASELAGGTIDAVIACAGISAPIAATIKVNYFGVTELLEALQPALAASSAPRVAVVSSMASLQANSAELVDAALAGDEAQATEIAEALAVQGPAVGYLIYPSSKRAIARWVRRESITPRWAGAHIALNAVAPGTVVTPMTQDLLSTPEGRAMVDAHVPMPLNSHQPPESIANLLIWLTSAENTHTTGQVIYNDGGADASLRGDDIWSGNDSQ, encoded by the coding sequence ATGGCACGTACGGTGGTCATTACCGGATCGGCTTCAGGCATCGGAGCGGCGACGGCAGAGCTCGTTCGCGCACGCGGAGACCGCGTGATCGGCATCGACCTGCGGGGCGCCGACGTTGAGGCAGACCTGTCGACCCCGGCCGGCCGCATCGACGCCGCGGCGAAGGCCAGCGAGCTTGCGGGCGGCACCATTGACGCAGTGATTGCGTGTGCGGGCATCTCGGCACCCATCGCCGCCACCATCAAGGTGAACTACTTCGGCGTCACCGAGCTGCTCGAGGCGCTGCAGCCTGCCCTCGCGGCGTCAAGCGCGCCCCGCGTCGCCGTCGTCTCGTCGATGGCGTCGCTGCAGGCAAACTCCGCAGAGCTCGTCGACGCCGCGCTCGCGGGCGACGAGGCGCAAGCAACCGAGATCGCCGAGGCGCTCGCCGTTCAGGGTCCCGCCGTCGGATATCTGATCTACCCCTCGTCGAAGCGAGCGATCGCGCGCTGGGTGCGCCGCGAGTCGATCACGCCGCGCTGGGCCGGCGCCCATATCGCGCTGAATGCGGTCGCCCCCGGCACCGTGGTCACCCCGATGACGCAGGATCTGCTGTCGACGCCCGAGGGGCGCGCGATGGTCGATGCGCACGTTCCGATGCCGCTGAACTCGCACCAGCCGCCCGAGTCGATCGCGAACCTGCTGATCTGGCTCACGAGCGCCGAGAACACGCACACCACCGGGCAGGTCATCTACAACGATGGCGGCGCCGATGCGTCACTGCGCGGCGACGACATCTGGTCCGGCAACGATTCGCAGTAG
- a CDS encoding GH1 family beta-glucosidase, whose protein sequence is MTAASFPPHLAGLRFSAASAAFQIEGARTADGRGRSIWDDYVERPGAIADGSIADPGPDSYRRSAQDVAHAAGLGLDRYRFSVSWTRVQPDGTGAPNTAGLDYYSRLVDDLLAAGVTPFPTLYHWDLPVALEANGGWLTRDTAQRFADYAQIVADRLGDRVRHWYTINEPAMTTLEGYAIGTLAPGRQLLFGALPTAHHQLLAHGLAMPILRAAGAEAVGLTNNHTQVRPLTDSPADQQAAAIYDLVHNHLFSMPLLAATYPDIEALGLPPMPVQPGDLDLISAQTDFYGVNFYNPTTVSAAPEGSPIPFKRVPTPGAPVTGFGEEWPIVPEALTELLIGMKRQYGEALSPIIISENGAAFPDDLLDGEVDDPDRIAYLDGHIRAVGDAIAAGVPVEEYTAWSLTDNFEWSEGFGQRFGLVYVDYETGERTPKSSYHWYRALISEARA, encoded by the coding sequence ATGACTGCTGCATCCTTTCCCCCGCACCTCGCTGGCCTACGCTTCTCGGCCGCCTCAGCCGCCTTCCAGATCGAAGGCGCCCGCACCGCTGATGGGCGCGGTCGCTCGATCTGGGACGACTATGTCGAACGGCCCGGCGCGATCGCCGACGGGTCAATCGCCGACCCGGGGCCCGACAGCTACCGCCGCAGCGCCCAGGACGTCGCGCACGCCGCGGGCCTCGGGCTCGATCGATACCGGTTCTCCGTCTCGTGGACCCGTGTGCAGCCGGACGGAACCGGCGCCCCCAACACGGCGGGACTCGACTACTACTCGCGGCTTGTCGACGACCTCCTCGCGGCCGGCGTCACCCCCTTCCCGACGCTCTATCACTGGGACCTCCCGGTCGCGCTCGAGGCGAATGGCGGCTGGCTGACACGTGACACCGCCCAGCGCTTTGCCGACTACGCGCAGATCGTCGCGGACCGACTCGGCGACCGAGTACGCCACTGGTACACCATCAACGAGCCGGCGATGACGACCCTCGAGGGGTACGCCATCGGTACCCTCGCGCCCGGCAGGCAGCTCCTCTTCGGCGCGCTCCCGACCGCGCACCACCAGCTGCTGGCGCACGGACTCGCGATGCCGATCCTGCGCGCGGCGGGGGCCGAGGCCGTCGGCCTCACGAACAACCACACCCAGGTGCGTCCCCTCACCGACTCCCCCGCCGACCAGCAGGCGGCCGCGATCTACGACCTGGTCCATAACCACCTCTTCAGCATGCCGCTGCTCGCCGCCACCTACCCCGACATCGAGGCGCTGGGCCTGCCTCCCATGCCCGTCCAGCCGGGAGATCTCGACCTCATCTCCGCCCAGACCGACTTCTACGGCGTCAACTTCTACAACCCAACGACGGTCTCAGCCGCCCCCGAGGGCAGCCCCATCCCCTTCAAACGGGTGCCGACCCCCGGCGCGCCCGTCACCGGGTTTGGCGAAGAGTGGCCCATCGTGCCGGAGGCGCTGACCGAGCTGCTGATCGGCATGAAGCGGCAGTACGGCGAGGCGCTGTCGCCGATCATCATCAGCGAGAACGGCGCCGCGTTCCCCGACGACCTCTTGGATGGCGAGGTCGACGACCCCGACCGCATCGCCTACCTCGACGGCCACATCCGCGCCGTGGGCGACGCAATCGCGGCAGGCGTCCCGGTCGAGGAATACACGGCCTGGTCACTGACCGACAACTTCGAATGGTCGGAGGGATTCGGGCAGCGCTTCGGGCTCGTCTACGTCGATTACGAAACGGGCGAACGCACCCCGAAGTCTTCGTACCACTGGTACCGCGCGCTGATCTCCGAGGCCCGCGCATGA
- a CDS encoding FAD-binding monooxygenase, translating into MQFHDQGYVSGNPRIQPAAGVGIDRPEELPEEIDVLIVGSGPAGVVAAAQLAQFPGITTRLVERRGGRLEIGQADGIQARSVETFQAFGFAEQIIQEAYRITEMCFWRPDAQDPAKIVRSARAEDDAHGISEFPHLIVNQARVLDYFSEVMEQAPTRMRADYGYEFVDLEVAESGEYPVSVTLAHTTGEHAGTQRVVRAKYVIGCDGARSAVRSSIGCQLAGDQAFHAWGVMDALAVTDFPDIRTKCAIQSEDGGNILLIPREGGTLFRMYVDLGEVDPNDNGAVRQTSLDEIIARANQILSPYTLDVRNVAWHSVYEVAHRLTDRFDDVPLELVGTRSPRVFITGDACHTHSAKAGQGMNVSMQDGWNIAWKLGHVLEGRSPESLLSTYSAERQVIAKNLIDFDKEWSTLMAKKPEDFASPTELEDFYVQTAEFPAGFMTEYQPSMLIGERTHQDLATGYPIGKRFKSAPVIRVGDANDVQLGHHHRADGRWRIYAFAGEAPLGAPSALSDWANWLSHSDESPLRVYTPEGADIDQVFDVKVIAQQPYTEVDLGVVPETFLPRTGPFGLIDYELVYAAIPDEDIFALRGVSREGAIVVVRPDQYVAHVLPLTATAELAAFFAGILLPR; encoded by the coding sequence GTGCAGTTCCACGACCAGGGATACGTGTCCGGAAATCCCAGGATCCAGCCGGCCGCAGGCGTCGGTATCGACCGACCCGAGGAGTTGCCCGAAGAGATCGACGTGCTGATCGTCGGATCCGGCCCCGCCGGAGTGGTCGCCGCGGCCCAGCTCGCGCAGTTCCCCGGCATCACGACTCGCCTCGTCGAGCGCCGCGGTGGTCGACTCGAGATCGGCCAGGCTGATGGCATTCAGGCGCGCAGCGTCGAGACGTTCCAAGCCTTCGGGTTTGCTGAGCAGATCATCCAGGAGGCCTACCGGATCACCGAGATGTGCTTCTGGCGGCCGGACGCGCAGGATCCCGCGAAGATCGTCCGCTCGGCCCGGGCCGAGGACGACGCCCACGGCATCAGCGAGTTCCCGCACCTCATCGTGAATCAGGCCCGGGTGCTCGACTACTTCTCCGAGGTCATGGAACAGGCCCCCACCCGCATGCGGGCGGACTACGGCTACGAGTTCGTCGACCTCGAGGTCGCCGAGTCGGGGGAGTACCCCGTCTCCGTCACGCTGGCGCACACCACCGGCGAGCACGCCGGCACGCAGCGCGTGGTGCGCGCGAAGTACGTCATCGGCTGCGACGGCGCGCGCAGCGCCGTGCGCTCATCGATCGGCTGCCAGCTCGCGGGCGACCAGGCCTTCCACGCGTGGGGCGTCATGGACGCGCTCGCCGTCACCGACTTTCCGGACATCCGCACGAAGTGCGCAATTCAGTCGGAGGACGGCGGCAACATCCTGCTCATCCCGCGCGAGGGCGGCACGCTCTTCCGCATGTACGTCGACCTCGGAGAGGTGGACCCCAATGACAACGGGGCCGTGCGTCAGACCTCGCTCGATGAAATCATCGCTCGCGCGAACCAGATCCTGAGCCCGTACACGCTCGATGTGCGAAACGTCGCGTGGCACAGCGTGTACGAGGTCGCGCACCGCCTGACCGACCGCTTCGACGACGTGCCGCTCGAGCTCGTGGGCACCCGCTCGCCCCGCGTCTTCATTACGGGCGACGCCTGCCACACGCACAGCGCGAAGGCCGGTCAAGGCATGAACGTCTCGATGCAGGACGGGTGGAACATTGCCTGGAAGCTGGGGCACGTGTTGGAAGGGCGCAGCCCCGAGTCGCTGCTGTCGACCTACTCGGCCGAGCGTCAGGTGATCGCGAAGAACCTGATCGACTTCGACAAGGAGTGGTCGACCCTCATGGCCAAAAAGCCGGAGGACTTCGCGAGCCCCACCGAGCTCGAGGACTTCTACGTGCAGACCGCGGAGTTCCCAGCGGGCTTCATGACGGAGTACCAGCCGTCGATGCTCATCGGCGAGCGCACCCACCAGGACCTCGCGACCGGGTACCCCATCGGGAAGCGGTTCAAGTCGGCGCCGGTCATCCGCGTCGGCGACGCGAACGACGTGCAGCTCGGCCACCACCACCGAGCCGACGGGCGCTGGCGCATCTACGCCTTCGCCGGCGAAGCGCCGCTCGGGGCGCCGTCCGCGCTCAGCGACTGGGCCAACTGGCTCTCTCATTCGGACGAGTCGCCGCTTCGCGTATACACGCCGGAGGGGGCCGACATCGATCAGGTGTTCGACGTCAAGGTCATCGCGCAGCAGCCGTACACCGAGGTCGATTTGGGCGTCGTCCCCGAGACGTTCCTCCCTCGGACGGGCCCGTTCGGCTTGATCGACTACGAGCTTGTCTATGCCGCCATCCCCGACGAGGACATCTTCGCGCTCCGCGGGGTCTCTCGCGAGGGAGCCATCGTCGTGGTTCGTCCCGACCAGTACGTGGCACACGTGCTGCCGCTCACGGCGACCGCGGAGCTCGCCGCGTTCTTTGCCGGGATCCTGCTGCCACGCTAG
- a CDS encoding MFS transporter, with protein MSAPATSAAGSGPANTTGKVGGRWFTLFSLAWLVIWTAQLTPLQLLLPLQLDGLVGGTDWVAGVVASGIVLGVGGFVGVIAGPIAGALSDRGARRIGRRRPWALLGTAITAVCLLLLGLAQGVWQVALAWIGVSVGIAVMSAAFTALIADQLPVRQRGAASSVVGSAQAVGIVLGVGTVVLLGLGVLDGYVILAVAVAIVGTLTALLLPDPPAAPGPSATGADSAHLGAGGIALSPARLRDGLASLKDRDFRWMLGGRLVVNIGNSLGTALFLFFLLYGLHQPHAIAEENLLLLILVYTLFVVIASIATGVISDRTGRRRGLTVAAALVQATCGIAVVILPTFEVTMIAAALMGLGYGAFSSVGLAFATDLLPNPADHARDLGIVNTTAQMGQLIGPVLGAGLVALVGGFWLVFALSAVLSVVGALMSSMAREPAPQSAPEMQA; from the coding sequence ATGAGCGCGCCCGCCACGAGTGCGGCGGGATCCGGACCCGCCAATACGACAGGCAAGGTGGGCGGCCGCTGGTTTACGCTGTTCTCTCTCGCCTGGCTCGTCATCTGGACCGCGCAGCTCACGCCGCTGCAGCTACTCCTTCCCCTGCAGCTCGATGGCCTCGTCGGCGGCACCGACTGGGTGGCGGGCGTGGTCGCCTCCGGCATCGTGCTCGGCGTCGGTGGGTTCGTGGGCGTGATCGCTGGCCCCATCGCCGGGGCGCTCTCCGACCGCGGGGCGCGCAGGATCGGCCGCCGTCGCCCCTGGGCGCTGCTCGGGACCGCGATCACGGCCGTCTGCCTGCTGCTACTCGGGCTCGCGCAAGGCGTCTGGCAGGTGGCGCTCGCGTGGATCGGAGTCTCCGTGGGCATCGCCGTCATGTCGGCCGCGTTCACCGCCCTGATCGCGGATCAGCTGCCCGTCCGCCAGCGCGGCGCGGCATCGTCCGTGGTCGGCTCGGCGCAGGCCGTCGGCATCGTGCTCGGCGTGGGCACGGTCGTGCTGCTCGGCCTCGGGGTACTGGACGGGTACGTCATCCTGGCGGTGGCGGTCGCGATCGTCGGCACGCTCACCGCACTCCTGCTGCCGGATCCGCCCGCGGCGCCGGGACCGAGCGCCACCGGCGCGGATTCTGCGCATCTCGGCGCCGGCGGGATCGCCCTGAGCCCGGCACGCCTGCGCGACGGACTCGCCTCCCTCAAAGATCGCGACTTCCGCTGGATGCTCGGCGGCCGGCTCGTGGTGAACATCGGCAACTCGCTCGGGACCGCGCTGTTCCTGTTCTTCCTGCTCTACGGCCTGCACCAGCCGCACGCCATCGCCGAGGAGAACCTCCTGCTCCTCATCCTCGTCTACACGCTCTTCGTCGTGATCGCCTCGATCGCGACGGGGGTCATCTCGGATCGTACCGGGCGACGTCGGGGGCTCACGGTCGCTGCGGCCCTCGTGCAGGCGACGTGTGGCATCGCGGTCGTGATCCTGCCGACGTTTGAAGTGACCATGATCGCGGCGGCCCTGATGGGGCTCGGGTACGGCGCGTTCTCGAGCGTCGGGCTCGCGTTCGCGACAGACCTGCTGCCCAATCCCGCCGATCACGCGCGCGACCTTGGCATCGTGAACACCACCGCGCAGATGGGGCAGCTCATCGGCCCGGTGCTGGGTGCCGGCCTCGTCGCTCTCGTCGGCGGATTCTGGCTGGTGTTCGCGCTGAGCGCGGTGCTCTCGGTCGTCGGCGCACTCATGAGTAGCATGGCCCGCGAGCCGGCACCTCAAAGCGCTCCAGAAATGCAGGCGTAG
- a CDS encoding CueP family metal-binding protein, with product MTMRVLPIALSLLAAGALLTGCAIAQPETAADEVAGVVLGDALAEAGFDGSEPRALVESLDALRVSDRPANLIVSVTSTELIVQPEEPGERRIPFADQPFYLSVAPYLTQTHPCTFHSLTTCIGEQRNQPVAVRVVDADTGTVYVEESRTTADNGFTGLWLPRDVRVAVTMTIAGKTGTVVTSTGLGDPTCLTTLQLT from the coding sequence ATGACCATGCGTGTGCTCCCCATCGCCCTGTCCCTCCTCGCCGCGGGTGCACTGCTGACCGGCTGCGCGATCGCGCAACCAGAGACGGCCGCCGACGAAGTCGCAGGGGTCGTTCTCGGCGATGCGCTTGCCGAGGCCGGATTCGACGGAAGTGAGCCTCGGGCGCTGGTCGAGTCGCTCGACGCACTTCGGGTGAGTGATCGGCCCGCGAACCTCATCGTCTCGGTCACGTCGACCGAGCTCATTGTGCAGCCCGAAGAGCCGGGCGAACGCCGCATCCCATTCGCCGACCAGCCGTTCTACTTGTCGGTCGCGCCGTACTTGACCCAGACCCATCCCTGCACCTTCCACAGCCTCACGACCTGCATCGGCGAGCAGCGCAATCAGCCCGTGGCGGTGCGAGTCGTCGACGCAGATACAGGCACCGTGTATGTCGAGGAATCGCGCACGACCGCCGACAACGGGTTCACCGGCCTGTGGCTGCCGCGAGACGTGCGCGTGGCCGTCACGATGACGATCGCCGGGAAGACCGGCACGGTCGTGACCTCGACGGGGTTGGGCGATCCGACCTGCCTCACCACGTTGCAGCTGACGTAG